TGGATTTATGTTTAACTCAACATGAAACTTATTAGATAATTATACTTCATTAGCTGAATTGGGCACTCCtattgaagaatgaaaaaaagtCACTCATCGATGGTTGGTGAGATGGGATGGTCTGCTTATATGAACTTGAATTTTGGAATTGAGTTAgatacataattcatttctttacaaCATATAGCACATGTCCAAACTGCTTGCCGACTTATCAAATAAAGCTTAATTATAAATTAACAACAATAACATAACTAGTGTAATTTCATTCGTGGAATTCGAAGAAGATAAAATATATGCAGTTTCTAGAAGACTTTCGACTCAAGTAATGCATATCAAATACTTTTTTTGTCATAATTTATGTAACACGTTTTTCTTTTATAATTTGCTCTAATTTAAAGATAATTTAACTTTTCAAAATAATTTACAATGCACAAATATATAAATTTcattttagatcacaaattttaaaattttcattcttTCTAAGATTTCATATCAAGTTAAATAGTGTCACATCAATTGAATTGAGATGGAAAGAGAACAAGAATAAGACGTGTTAACTAGAAGACGAAGCCACATGCACTTTACAGGAAGAAAGAAAGATGCATATCTTTAGCTCAAGATATTAGTAAAATTATCCAACGTATAACTCCAAACAATAAACCacctttcttttttttaatttgttttttttcttttacatcACCGCCCCGTACAATTGAGACACCCACGAGAGCAAAAATCCACTCACTGTCTCTGTCTCTGTCTCTGTCACCCATTATTTATACTCCCAATGCTCACCCTTCCCACTCGCACTTCCTCTTTCCCCTTCACCATTTCTCCTTAGCAACAAAAATGGAAGGAAAACCAAAACCCATTTCCATTTCCTTCCTTTTTCTTTCCCTACTTGCCATTTCTGTCTCTTCCACTTCCCTTCAATACCAaacactaaacttacactctctCCCTCAAACTCAACTTCAGTCTCTCTCATGGGATACCCAAGACTTAGAAGCCCAACTACTCGGATCCGACCCGGATCCGAATCCAGACACAACACTCTCTGTACAGTTACATCACGTCGACTTAGCATCTCCATCATCCTTCAATGCTACACCACACGCTCTCTTCAAACTCCGTCTCCAACGTGACGCCGCTAGAGCTAAAGCACTTTCACTCCTCGCCGCCGTTAACACCACCGTTCACCGCCGCGCCGGAAAACCCCATGGTGGTGGCAGAGGTTTCTCTAGTTCTATTATTTCTGGACTTTCTCAAGGTAGCGGAGAGTACTTCACGCGCTTAGGTGTTGGTACACCTCCAAAATACGCTTACATGGTATTAGACACAGGGAGTGACGTCGTTTGGATCCAATGTTCACCTTGCAAAAAATGCTACACTCAATCCGACCCGGTTTTCGACCCGACAAAATCCTCTTCCTTCGTTGGTATCTCATGTGGGTCCCCTTTATGCCGACGGTTAGACTCCGCCGGCTGTAAACGTAAAAAATGTCTTTACCAGGTTTCTTACGGCGACGGTTCTTTTACCGTCGGTGATTTTTCAACTGAAACATTAACTTTCCGCCGTTCACGTGTCAAAAACATAGCCCTCGGATGTGGACACGACAACGAAGGTTTATTCGTTGGAGCCGCAGGTTTACTAGGTCTGGGCCGAGGTAGACTTTCATTTCCAACCCAAGCCGGTCGCCGGTTCGGCCAGAAATTTTCCTACTGCTTAGTAGACCGGTCCGCTTCATCCCGACCGTCTTACTTAGTCTTCGGTGAATCAGCGGTTTCTAAAACCGCTGTTTTTACCCCACTTGTTAATAACCCGAAACTCGACACGTTTTACTACGTGGAGCTAACGGGAATTAGCGTAGGTGGCACTAGGGTTCCAGCCATTAGACCTTCACTGTTTAAGCTAGATGCTGCTGGTGATGGTGGGGTTATAGTGGACTCGGGTACTTCAGTGACCCGGTTGACCCGACCCGCTTATGTAGCTCTAAGGGATGCTTTTAGAATGCGTGCTAGGAATTTAAAGAAAGCACCGGATTTCTCGTTGTTCGACACGTGTTTTGATTTGTCGGGAAAGACGGAAGTGAAAGTGCCGACGGTGGTGATGCATTTCAAGGGAGCTGACGTGTCGTTGCCGGCGTCGAATTATTTGATTCCGGTGGATAGTGATGGAACATTCTGCTTTGCATTTGCTGGTACAATGAGTGGATTGTCTATTATTGGGAACATTCAGCAGCAAGGTTTTAGGGTAGTGTTTGATCTTGCCGGATCTCGCTTAGGATTTGCTCCACGTGGCTGTGCTTAAATTAGTGACACGCGATGATTCAAAATTTGCTTCCAAAATCCCTGGTTTGTTGTGTTTGATTGATTTCTTTGGTTGGGGTGGATTAGGAGAAGAAAAGAACAATTGATCACATGCTGTTTGTTTGTATTATGTCATAATTTAATGTTGTACTATGGGGAAGAGATGCTTTGAAAGAAGCAATTACCAACTATGTTAGTGATCAATTTAGTGTAGATTGTAATTTGTAACTCAAAAATTGTGTTTTCTGTAAGATGAGCGAAGTTGATAGTAGCCGCAAAATGTGCGGCTTTGCTTAAACTTGGCATTGCCTTATATATTTGTTTTCTTCGAATTTGATTTTCTTGAGATTTCTCCAACCATAATTTGTTTAATTTCCTCCGATGTCGGTGTAGATTGTAGAGCAATTGTATGTGAAACCAAGTGGCTCGGTGCTTTAACACTTGGAAACTTCAATATTTCGATGCGGAGTAATATCTTGATCAACCTAGAAATTAAACGTGTCAACCGGTTCcgtgtaaccggttttaaccggtaaccggaccggttaaaccggaaccggtataaccggttaaccggatattagttaaccggaaccggaccggttaaaccggttaaaataaaaaaaaatagtaaagagccgttgggcctcgcggaccgttggcaacggtccatttgcaaaaatggccgttgccaaacggtcatttttttaatttttggccccccaattttttttttaacactttaacccctcccccacccctatataaacccttcttcattttcatttcaattcactcttcttcgtctttctctcaaatctcaatctctcaattatagttactttgcaataattagccacaaagtcttattatagtttcaactttcaattattaattttgcaattataatattgttggtggagttggtgattttgcaacaatctgaagtagctttggtggatttgcaattctagccgtcttcgctttgttggaaattaatccggcaatttggtacttTCGTTCCAActctgtctttaatttttgcaatttaattctagcaatttattttttgaaatttaatttacgcaatttaattctagcaatttattttttgaaatttaatttacgcaatttaattctaacaatttaatttgttgtaatttattttcttgtgatttatttgattgtgatttaaattatttctatttaataatgtcaaagagtagtcgtactgttaggggtgcgcttaatgaggaaacatttgtggaagaaacacctaatttaggtattgatgttggtggaaataatccacttttaggtcatgaggcaatgcaacaacattttaccgacacttttaatgaagacttagatgatgatgatgatgaaacacaaccccccgaaaatcccataggagatacaggtcctgcacaatcacatacacaagacaaaccgcctagaactcgtaggccaacagctaaagtttggaaatttatgactaaggatagggaaaatcaatcagttacatgtaccctatgtggacaagtatttagttttaagcaaggaactggtaaggatggtggaacaggtacactaaatgctcatatgagaaccaaacatatggatgtttggggagagcaaacgggttcaaatgtgggggggattcaaatgacgataaactcacgaaccggtagaaattttaagtatgacaagaaaaaagaacgcgtagaaatagctaaaatggtagcttatgattgtttaccattttcctttccctcgggtttagggtttgttacttacattcaacgttgttataacccgttatttgagggtattcctagaagtacttgtagagccgatgttatagatttgtttaaaaaatatagattttatttgcgtcctgtatttaattctttaaattgtaatgtttgtcttaccgctgatttgagtcttagtattaaccatttagatttctttgctattacatgtcattgggttgatgacaactgggttatgcaaaaaagaattatagcttttttatacgacgaaggaaaaggtcgtcacgatggaaaatttttagccgattcaatgtctactataatgagattttttaacatttatagaaaaacactttgtattgctttagataatgcttctaataatacaaaggcaattgttcttttaaaaagagaaataaaccctcctttaagaaatatttttcatgtaagatgtagttgtcacattttaaatttaattgttaaagatggtcttatgcatcttgatga
The sequence above is a segment of the Lycium barbarum isolate Lr01 chromosome 6, ASM1917538v2, whole genome shotgun sequence genome. Coding sequences within it:
- the LOC132645428 gene encoding aspartyl protease family protein 2; its protein translation is MEGKPKPISISFLFLSLLAISVSSTSLQYQTLNLHSLPQTQLQSLSWDTQDLEAQLLGSDPDPNPDTTLSVQLHHVDLASPSSFNATPHALFKLRLQRDAARAKALSLLAAVNTTVHRRAGKPHGGGRGFSSSIISGLSQGSGEYFTRLGVGTPPKYAYMVLDTGSDVVWIQCSPCKKCYTQSDPVFDPTKSSSFVGISCGSPLCRRLDSAGCKRKKCLYQVSYGDGSFTVGDFSTETLTFRRSRVKNIALGCGHDNEGLFVGAAGLLGLGRGRLSFPTQAGRRFGQKFSYCLVDRSASSRPSYLVFGESAVSKTAVFTPLVNNPKLDTFYYVELTGISVGGTRVPAIRPSLFKLDAAGDGGVIVDSGTSVTRLTRPAYVALRDAFRMRARNLKKAPDFSLFDTCFDLSGKTEVKVPTVVMHFKGADVSLPASNYLIPVDSDGTFCFAFAGTMSGLSIIGNIQQQGFRVVFDLAGSRLGFAPRGCA